The sequence below is a genomic window from Pleurocapsa sp. PCC 7327.
ATCTTCCACTGAATCAAAGTGATGAACCGTTCGCTGGGAGAACCAAACTCCCTCGCTTTTGCGAAAAAAATCCATCATGTTCGTGGGGTGTTTGAGCTGCATGGATTGATTAACCTCGGTTTTGGTACAGTGAAATGATTGATGTTCGTTCGGAACACGAATTTGCAGAAGATTGCATTCCTGATTCTATTAATTTACCCGTTCTCAATAACCAAGAACGAGCAAAAGTTGGAACGATTTATAAGCAAGATTCTTCCTTTGAAGATCGCAAAAGGCGATTGAAGATTAATAATTAGGAATTGGTCATTAAAGAGTTCTCGATTACCAATCACCTTCTCACTAATCCCCAACCGCCACTCAAACTAGATAAGCTATGCTAACTCTTCTATAGCACGCCTGCGTTTGCTAGTCCTAGGATTACCCCAACTCCCAAAATATGACCAAAGCTAGTAGTTCCTAGTAAAGCTCCTAAACCCATTCCACCGAACATTGCTGGAGAAGGTAACTGAGGTCCTACGTTTTGATTTTTAATGGTGAATTTGCCAAAAGCGATCGCTAATATATTACAAACGATCATGATAATGGCAACTTTCGGACTCCATTCTACAGTCTGAGGAACCGTAGATGCAGCAGCAAGCAATAAAGTAGAATACATCAAATGATTTCTCCTGTGTTAATCTTTAAAAGTCTTGATGTTATATATCTTTTACCAGGATCGGAAATCAATTTTGAATCGGTGTTGCAATACTTAGTAATTTTATAAAGTTTTGTAAAAGTTATCGAAAAACGATCGCGCGATCGAGGCGATTCAAATTTTTATAGATACTCTCTGAGATTAATTATAATTTAATTCCCAAAACCTGAGTATAAGCTCCTCTCGCTTGCGTCACGCCAATAGTACGCTCTGAAGATTCAATCATCGGACGACGCAAACTAACAACAATAAACTGTGCTTGTTGCGCTTGATGTCGAATCATTTTCGATAATTTTTCTACATTCGCTCCATCTAAAAACATATCCACTTCATCAAAGGCATAAAATGGTGAGGGACGATATCTTTGGAGTGAAAAAATGAAGCTGAGAGCAGTTAAAGATTTCTCTCCCCCTGACATGGAACTCAATCTTTGTACGGGTTTTCCTTTGGGATGAGCAACGAGGTTTAATCCGCCATTAAAGGGATTTTCTGGGTCATCTAATTGTAAATAACCATCTCCATCAGAGAGCGTAGCAAAAATATTTTTGAAGTTTTCATTGACGGCATCGAAGGCTTCTTTAAAGGAACGATATCGCAAAGTTGTAAAGTTTTCTATCCGTAATAATAATTCCGTTCTTTCTGCTTCCAAAGTGGATAATTTCTCTGATAATTCCTGCAATCTTTCCTGAGTTCGTTTGTGTTCTTCTAGCGCCAGCATATTAACAGGTTCCATTGCTTCGAGGCGCTTTTGGGCATTACGAATTTCTTGTTGGAGTTGTTCTAGTATCTGAGTGATTGTTTTCTTATCTTCGCCTTCTGCTAAATTTTCTAGAAGGGGAACTTCGGGTAAGGGATCGGGCAGTTCTGCTTGTTGTGTTTGAATTTGTACTTGTAAGCTTTCAAGAAAGGCTTGTCTTTCTTGTTGGGTTTCCTGAAGTTTTTGTAATTTCCAAGAGAGATTCTGTTGTCGATCTTGCAATTCTCTTAAAGCAGTTTCAGCGCGATCGCGTTCTATTTTAGTCTCTCCCAATCGCTCTGATAGTTGTTGTAATAACTCTTCAGTTTCAGCAATTTTTGCCTCAATTGCTACAATCTCATTTTCAACTTCCGATTTCCGACTTCCGACTTCTGACTTCTGTTGTTGATACTCTTCTATCCGATGGTAAGATTCAGTAATTTTTTCTTCTATCCGTTGATATTTATTGTGAAAGTCTTTTAATTCACTTTCTGCATGGCGTAATGCTTGTTCTCTTTCTTGTACTCGAACTTCTTGGATTTTAATCGAATTCTGGATTTGTTGCCATTCGCTGTGAGTCTGCGACTGTTCTAATTCGTCTAAACGACGCTGTTGCTGTTGTAATTCTGCTTCCAGAACGGAGATTTCTGCCGATAAAATTTGTATACCATGGTAGACATTTTCAAGTTCCTGACGATTTTGCAGCACTTGCAGCGTTAATTCTTCTCGCTGGGCAGTTAAACGCTGAATGTCTTTGTGCAACTGTTCTAGCCGTAGCTGCTGTTCTTTGGCTTTTTGTCGCGCTTCTGTTAATTCTTGTGTCAATTGCTTGAGGTGCGACGTGTTTTGCCAAGAAAGTTGTTCGGTGCGGGATAAAAGCTGTTCGATTTCTGCTAAACGTTGTCTGAGGACTTGGACTTCTTCTGACTCTCCACTGGTGGGCGTGCCAAAATGAATGGAAGATCGAGTTGGTTTGCTTCCTCCGGTCATTGCGCCGCTGGATTCGAGAAGATCTCCTTCCAGGGTGACTATACGATGTTTTCCTAAGTGAGGACGCGCGTCATTGAGGGTTTCAAAGACAACGGTACTTCCAAAAATATAGAGAAAAATATTGCGATAGCGAGAGTCGCACTCAACTAAATTGACGGCTAAGTCAATAAAGCCTCTGGCATACCGCATGGCTACAGTTTCATTAAAACGAGGGGGCTGAATTTTATTGAGAGGGAGAAAGGTGGCGCGTCCTGCCCGTTTTTGTTTGAGTAATTCGATTCCCGCTGCCGCTACGCTGTCATCCTCAACCACAACATACCCTAACCGTCCGCCTGCTGCAATTTCTAATGCCAATTGATAGCGGGGATCGACTTGTCCGAGTTGGGCAACTAAACCGCAAACTCCAGCTAGGTCGGATTGTAAAATTATCTGAGTGGCATAGGTGCCTTGGATTTCTTGCTGGGCTTGTTTGGTTGC
It includes:
- the psaK gene encoding photosystem I reaction center subunit PsaK, translating into MYSTLLLAAASTVPQTVEWSPKVAIIMIVCNILAIAFGKFTIKNQNVGPQLPSPAMFGGMGLGALLGTTSFGHILGVGVILGLANAGVL
- the smc gene encoding chromosome segregation protein SMC codes for the protein MVHIKRVELSHFKSFGGTTSVPLLPGFTVISGPNGSGKSNILDALLFCLGLATSKGMRAERLPDLVNHNHSNNRNTAETSVSVTFDVSDLLDVERDRETPLQNSRVETNGRASVQEARENHNGYLLTNNHQPLTNNEWIVTRRLRVAKGGTYASTFYINGEPCSVSELHEQLNRLRIYPEGYNVVLQGDVTRIITMNSRERREIIDELAGVAEFDRKIEKTKETLESVREREERYRLIEEELLRSLERLTADRTKAEKYKKLKATIQEKQQWETVLIWRSLQEQERQLQAQLVAGETEKVQLSEQLNALATEISQAASELDRLNSQVKALGEDEQLSVASQLATQKAKRHQLQQRQQELETQAQQTQANIDRTSSEIEQYRQTLAHLTQEKTQLEEETIPCAIEQHNQARETLQKSRERANAIAEASEAWVQEQTSLSRKISTIQETLNPQRTEHAKLSERCDRLQKTLEEQSQRLQVTEQELFTKQADVANLSTQVTDSQQQIQTLAQQLAAAEQERSIQQDTQTRLLKEQREKQRQLDKLEATKQAQQEIQGTYATQIILQSDLAGVCGLVAQLGQVDPRYQLALEIAAGGRLGYVVVEDDSVAAAGIELLKQKRAGRATFLPLNKIQPPRFNETVAMRYARGFIDLAVNLVECDSRYRNIFLYIFGSTVVFETLNDARPHLGKHRIVTLEGDLLESSGAMTGGSKPTRSSIHFGTPTSGESEEVQVLRQRLAEIEQLLSRTEQLSWQNTSHLKQLTQELTEARQKAKEQQLRLEQLHKDIQRLTAQREELTLQVLQNRQELENVYHGIQILSAEISVLEAELQQQQRRLDELEQSQTHSEWQQIQNSIKIQEVRVQEREQALRHAESELKDFHNKYQRIEEKITESYHRIEEYQQQKSEVGSRKSEVENEIVAIEAKIAETEELLQQLSERLGETKIERDRAETALRELQDRQQNLSWKLQKLQETQQERQAFLESLQVQIQTQQAELPDPLPEVPLLENLAEGEDKKTITQILEQLQQEIRNAQKRLEAMEPVNMLALEEHKRTQERLQELSEKLSTLEAERTELLLRIENFTTLRYRSFKEAFDAVNENFKNIFATLSDGDGYLQLDDPENPFNGGLNLVAHPKGKPVQRLSSMSGGEKSLTALSFIFSLQRYRPSPFYAFDEVDMFLDGANVEKLSKMIRHQAQQAQFIVVSLRRPMIESSERTIGVTQARGAYTQVLGIKL